From the genome of Medicago truncatula cultivar Jemalong A17 chromosome 2, MtrunA17r5.0-ANR, whole genome shotgun sequence:
CCCTTGATTTAATAACTCAAACAAATCAAGTGTTAGTCAGCTGTATAATAAAAGTTGGAGGTACCTCAAGCATTATCTTTCGACGTTAGAGCTATAGCAGCAAGTACGATATCCATTTTAGGAGGTATTATTTTAAGACAATCAAGTCCTATTCTTTTGCTTGATAtaccaaagaaagaaagaaacatagCAGCAACATCGCCTAAAAATACAGACACTGctcaattttatcataaaagttGGAGGTACCTCAAGCATTATCTTTCGACGTTAGAGCTATCTCCACCAATTTAATGTTTCCACTTAGCTGAGAAGCCTTGAAGGATGGTAGGATAGAAAATCCATCAAGAAGCTTGAGACACTTCAATCCCCATTTTTGCATCAAGAACTCGATAAGTTGATCCCACTGCAAAAGGTTGCATGGCTAAGTtcagaaaatattaaaaaaaaaaattataagatgcAGAATGAAAAGTAAAGACAAAATTGTTTCACAAATTTTGAGCATCACTGAGAATGAAAAGTACCTTCTATTATGGTATGAGGTTATAAAAATTGATCCAGGTGAGTTTTGGAGTAGGAATGTCACAGTAGCAAAGAGGTCATCAAAagctaaataatataaaagaaagaatgatttaGTACATCAAATCCAAACAAAGACCTGAAACAGATCCTTCTCTCACCATTTGAGTCATACAACACGTCAGCACCTAGAATAATTGTAAGTCGTAAATCAAATATGGACGAATCCCAAACTCCCCATGTCAGCCCTAGCACCTTCAAATAGAAGCCAATACATTCAGACAACACAAACAAACATGATACAAATAAAAACTTCAATGTCAAccattgtttaataaatcacaAACTCAACAAAAACCATCCAATTAATTACTAAATCTATGAAATCTCATATTAGAAATCCACCAAAATGAAGAAGATATTTGAGTGATTGCATTATGATGGAGATTTTTTCATTTGAGACTACAACAGCCGAAATCTAAAATCTTAACCTAGCTTCACAACCTAAAACCAGAATGGAAATTCAAAAAAGTGCACAATCTCAACAAAAACTATCCAAATAATTACTTAAtctatcaaatttcaaattcaaaatccaTTTAACTTGATAAAGATGATAACTGGGAAAAGAATATTAAAGATAATAACTGATACTAACTTGACAAtaataaagaataataattGATACTAACTTGACAAATAAAGAACGATAATTGATGATGCATAATTATTAGTAGTGTCGAACTTCTAGATGACAATACAGAGATGACCTTGTTAAACCACATCAATACAAAGATCTCGCTTCAAATTGCATTGGTTATCctgaaaaatatcattaataacgttgataaaactgaaaaaagaaggttgaagatgatgaataacTGATACATATTGAATCCAAGATTGAGTTAAACTATTGTGCTGCAAATTTCTtccattgataaaaaaacacaatacaCCTACAAATTTTTTGTTCTTAATCATTTATGGACCTCAACTATTTCcgtcaacaaataaaaaatactatgcTATATCTGATTAAAATCCCGAAAGACGAATCCACCAACAATATAACCAGCTACAAAATATGAATAGCAACAGCAAGCAAAAAGATAGCAAAACCATTCGATGTCAAGAGCAAGTGGTGCTCCAGCAGAGAGAGCTGCTACCAGTACAGATAGTGGAGGCAAAAACAGTCAAATATCATTACAAGTATGAGGAATgaaactgtaaaaaaaaaaaaactatctatGAAAGACAACACCTTTTAAGAAAACACTAATGTTAACAAATCCTTCTGAGAAATATAGTATTACGGATTTAGAAGTAAACTAAATGTAATAGGAACAAGCACAACATGTGTAATGCTAAACACCAATCCTTTTACATCTATAGACAGTTTCTTCCAGCAACATTAATAAGAGTGACATGACAAAAATCGCAGCAATAGTAAAAATGATGTGTCACAACTATGCTTAACGGTGCCATTTGTGGGTCAGATAGAAAAGCAGCATATCTGCACTCCACTAACACAAGTCAGCAATACAATTCCTGCACCTAAGAGACACTGAAAGAGGTAAGGAGATTCAGGTTCAAATCCTGTAAACTAAGATAACTACTAATTACTAATATTTGCATATCGAAAAAAGGGACCATCCTCGCCTATCGCAGTTGGTATACCAAATACATTTACTGAAATTATGCAGAGAAGATATCCAAGAGGCTTCATCGCAAACTGACCAACATAAGCAGTCACAAGTTCTACTGGCCAGTTAAATGCCTCAATGAAGTTCTCGTCGCTTGAATTAACTTCTACTGCAAACATCAAAAATCTTAGTGCAGGAGCATAGTATCTGCATGTAAATCATAGATGTTTACGGACACTTTTTCTATTAGAGAAAATAACGACGATGATATGAAATGGACGATATTGTGCAATCataaaagagatagacacgACAGAGTTGGTGGGAATGGACAAGTGGATATGGATTTTTTATTGGGTCCCCTGATCAACATAAATTATTAACAAGAGCCAAGAAAAGGAGGCTACTCTGCATTCTTGCAGTTGGAGAAAATAAGTTACGTACGTAACACATGTCACTGCAGGCACATGATTGATTGATGATAATGGTGAAAACTTGTACCTGTCTAAAACAAAATTGCTTGTTGCAGTCGTGGAAGACAGATCCACTTAGCATATAATCAGCTATAAAAGATGACAATTGACAGGCGACAATACAGTCACTCCAAGGGGAGATTTAATACACTCAACATTAAGAGCAAGTGCTGCTCCAGCACAGATAGCTGCCACCAACACCGACAGTAGAGGCAAAAATGGTCGAAAAGCGTTACAAATATGAGGAAAGAaactgtaaaaaaataaaaacaaattttgtgaGAAAACAAGATCTTTCTTGGAGAGAACTTCTCTTATGTTTTGAATTCATAGCTTGGTCTTTCACTTCCAATGAGGATCCTCCTCCTCTGGTtggtttctctctttctctggGGAATAGCAAACAATGGGAAAAGGGTAATAAATGTTTGAACTCCTAAACTATGCTAAATAAAAACTTATGATTGCCCAAGATTCCTTCAAAAAGATCATACATTgacagaaaaaacaaaattgtgaacAACGAGGGCATCTTATGATTCCAACGAAGTACATATACAACAAGCAAGTCAGACTGATTCAATAATTATTCCTCGTGATTTCTGAGTGGCCAAacagttaaaacttaaaataaacacTAATAGAGTAAAAAGGTGATCAGTATATCAGATGGAAGAAAGCCATGCAATTTCTATATTGCATAAAGTCATCaacaatcaaaaaaattaagattcaaAAGGTGCTGAATTAACAGGTGAGTTGTGAGCTTTATTAAAAGAGCAGGGACATATAATATGACTGAGCCACTTAAGAATCATTGGCAAAATTTGCTATTAGGCATAGATGACGTCAaagtactactactactacttctatagacaaaaaaataaaatatgaggaAAGAaactgtaaaaaaataaaaacaaagccAAGGGCTAGATATGATGTATGCAGGGGTAAATGTTTTACCTGGTGAGGATGAAACATGACTGCATTACAGTTTTAATCGCAGAACATAGTAATTGCAGAAATTGAAAAGGCTTATATTATTATCAAAAGCTGTGTTAAATAAAGCTCTTGCCGGATTTCCCAAAATTTTAAGCAGCAGTAAAAACTTAAAGAACTGCTAGTACAAATACGCTAATGACAACAATTGATTATCTGTACAAAATAAATCTATGAAATGTAATCAGGAAGAATAAAAGATTTATTAGCACCAGTTTTTCCTCTAAGTGTCAATGCAAAGGATATCTATTAGCAATCTCAGATTCCATTTTACTTCCAAGAATTAGAAAGCATATCCCACTACTAACAAATTACTTAGACAATATTATGCGCATTCTattagaaacttaaagaactaatccaagataaaattgaaattataagtCAATCTCATGTCAACCTCGCATAACAATAATATTGGTAGAACAATTAACAACTAGAACAATTAATAACTTTAAACAAACTGATTAGTAACTAAATCAAGCTTTTCAAAATGATAATGCTCATAGTATTCAAGAAATATCTTCCATATACAAACAATCTCTCAGACAAATCCTAAGCCAacacaaataagttttttttttctatttccttCGTTTACTCTCTATCAACATCAAAATCACCTGAACCCTAAACCAAACCTAATAACTTTTTCCTATTACCTTCATTACTCTATTAACATTTTATGCTTCTACTACTACTTGGAAAATCACCTGAACCCTAATTAGTTTCTTCTATTTCCTTCACATCTTCCGCTTCTACTACCACTTGAAAATCAcctgaaaataataataaaaaaagagagtaaattaatatgaaaaaattaacatcaaaaacAAAGAATTAAATCAAATCTAAATCAGACAAAATGTACCTTCAAAAGACCATACCAAAGACCATAAATGGTAAAGGAAAGTATCTCCTCAActagagagaaaataatttctTCCAAATCAGAGAAATCGACCACATTGACGACGGTATTTCCACCTTCTTGTTCTAGTAGTTGTGTGGCTTGAGCATCGATTGGTGATATTGCTGTCTCAGATAGGGTTCCACCAATACCTTCTGTTGGTTGTGTGCCTTGTGTGGTTCCTTGTGCTAGTTGTGTGGCTTGAGCATCGATTGGTGACGTTGTTGTCTCGGATGCAGTTCCACCAATACCTTGTGTTGCTTGTGTGCCTTGTGTGGTTCCTTGTGGTAGTTGTGTGGCTTGAGCATCGATTAGTGACGTTTCTATCTCGGATGCAGTTCCGCCAATACCTTCAGCTGGTTGTGTGCCTTGTGTGGTTTCCGTTGGGAGTTCAGTTGGTCCTTGCACACCATCGGAATCTTGAGTTCTTGGGATGGTGGGGTTGGGGATTTCCTCAATACCTTCTCCCGGAACAATGGTGTCGTCGTCGGATGTTGGATCTTCTAGGTCATCTTCACGGCTGTCATTATCGGAAGGTTGGAATAAGTTTCTCAGCCATTGAAATAGGTTTCTCAGCCATTGAAGTAGGTTTCTCAAGAACGCAAGAATCAGGTTTTTGAAAAAGGTGATTAGACATAACACTAAAGCCATCATAATCTGACTAAAGTATTCAAAGAATTTGTTGAACATGTAGGACAGAAATCGCGACGACACCGAAGGTGGTGCCGTTGCAGTTGCATTTTGCTTCAAGAAAGAATTCATTCCTCTGTATGCACAAAGCAGAGGCATACTGGAAAAGTGTGTTGTTGCCTAGGGTGAAGAATGCCTATAGGTTGAAGAAGAGTTGCGTTTgctgtgtgtgtgttttttcttctttctatttcTATGCGTGGGTTTTAAGGGTTTTGTGTGTACTCGTGTTGCTCAAGTAAGTTTGAAGTAAAGTTACTGAGCTTTTTACCCGCCCATTTCTACCGTTGCGTTtgtgtgaaatttttatttttattttttgaattctgctcttcaccaTGCACATTTTGCTCGCACCTTACAACCAAGTCAAAAATACCCTTGCGCAAGTTAACTAGCGCAAGTGTTAATCACTGCGCCACTTAACTAATGCTACGTGAGTTAACTAGCGCAGcgttagttaactcacgctacgtGCTGTCTTAAACAAGGCAGAACACCTCATTTCCTCATTTctcatctaaaatctcaaaaatctctctcaaatcacccaaatccaaaattccttcaagttcaaatcaaacaatactccaataacaagtaagttttcatgatcaaacaccattaaccttttatgtttacatgttagatttttttatcttaaattagaaattttttagatttagagtatgtttaaattttgtttttttttgcaagatatgATACAATGTTACATGCAAATGAGTAACATTGCTTAATTAcgtagatgtttgcatgtttatgttgtagttatcat
Proteins encoded in this window:
- the LOC120578087 gene encoding uncharacterized protein, which translates into the protein MPLLCAYRGMNSFLKQNATATAPPSVSSRFLSYMFNKFFEYFSQIMMALVLCLITFFKNLILAFLRNLLQWLRNLFQWLRNLFQPSDNDSREDDLEDPTSDDDTIVPGEGIEEIPNPTIPRTQDSDGVQGPTELPTETTQGTQPAEGIGGTASEIETSLIDAQATQLPQGTTQGTQATQGIGGTASETTTSPIDAQATQLAQGTTQGTQPTEGIGGTLSETAISPIDAQATQLLEQEGGNTVVNVVDFSDLEEIIFSLVEEILSFTIYGLWYGLLKVIFKW